A section of the Cuniculiplasma divulgatum genome encodes:
- a CDS encoding bifunctional N(6)-L-threonylcarbamoyladenine synthase/serine/threonine protein kinase — translation MIVLGIEGTAHTISCGIVDQKGILANSSRTYKNPNGGIHPREAAIHHAEHVSEVISEALSMSGLSLKDLDLIAYSRGPGLGPCLRIAATAARTLAIKSGKPIIGVNHPLGHVEIGRKLTGSEDPMLLYVSGGNTQIIAHVNGRYRVLGETMDIGLGNLLDKIARDMGHPFPGGPVIERLALHGKRLLQLPYSVKGMDTSFSGMYTAALHYLKEGESPENVSFSIQEHAFAMLLEVLERGLYQTDKQEILLAGGVARNLRLRGMIEELARDLGIRAFLTDSQYCMDNGAMIAQAGMQMFLNGYSTTLENSTVDQRFRIDQVEAPWIKPSAVLHRTNMGAESLIEIGDYMGRKAVFKHRIPKTYRNPELDSQIRLSRMRNEATMMIHLNDLGIAVPMIYDIDFPASLIVYEYVDGILLRERLLMEGAISTMESIAETATKMHTGGLSHGDFTAGNIIMKSDSSPYILDASLGKTDARPEDMAVDLYLFMESLRTHVPDSDAYFKRFIDRYRDGMDIFPEIMESFRDLEKRRRYV, via the coding sequence ATGATTGTTCTCGGAATAGAAGGAACTGCCCACACAATAAGCTGTGGCATTGTTGACCAGAAAGGAATACTTGCAAATTCTTCAAGAACCTATAAGAATCCCAATGGCGGGATACATCCGAGAGAGGCTGCCATCCATCATGCTGAGCATGTTTCTGAAGTAATATCTGAAGCTCTTTCCATGTCCGGTCTTTCCCTGAAAGACCTTGATCTCATTGCCTATTCAAGAGGACCCGGGCTGGGGCCATGCCTCAGGATTGCAGCAACTGCTGCAAGAACTCTTGCCATAAAATCCGGTAAGCCCATCATCGGTGTGAATCATCCCCTCGGTCACGTGGAGATCGGCCGAAAACTCACCGGATCGGAAGACCCCATGCTGCTGTACGTTTCAGGTGGAAATACCCAGATAATTGCCCATGTCAATGGAAGATACAGGGTTCTTGGTGAAACCATGGATATAGGGCTTGGCAATCTGCTTGACAAGATTGCAAGGGACATGGGGCATCCCTTTCCGGGAGGGCCTGTTATAGAGCGGCTTGCTCTCCACGGTAAAAGGCTTCTCCAACTTCCATATTCAGTCAAGGGAATGGACACATCATTCTCGGGAATGTACACTGCGGCCTTACATTATCTGAAGGAGGGGGAATCTCCTGAGAATGTATCGTTCAGCATACAGGAACATGCTTTTGCAATGCTTTTGGAGGTCCTTGAAAGAGGTCTCTACCAGACTGACAAGCAGGAGATCCTTCTGGCCGGAGGCGTCGCACGCAACCTTCGACTGAGGGGGATGATAGAGGAACTGGCCAGGGATCTTGGAATCAGAGCATTTCTAACCGACAGCCAGTACTGCATGGACAATGGAGCCATGATTGCCCAGGCAGGGATGCAGATGTTTCTCAACGGTTATTCCACCACCCTTGAAAATTCCACGGTTGATCAGAGGTTCAGGATTGACCAGGTTGAGGCTCCATGGATAAAACCTTCAGCGGTATTGCACCGGACCAACATGGGTGCTGAATCTCTCATAGAAATAGGCGACTACATGGGCAGAAAGGCTGTATTCAAGCACAGGATACCAAAGACCTACAGGAATCCTGAACTGGATTCGCAGATCAGATTGAGCAGAATGAGAAACGAAGCTACCATGATGATACATCTCAACGACCTTGGAATAGCTGTGCCAATGATATATGACATTGACTTTCCTGCCTCCCTTATTGTTTATGAGTATGTGGATGGTATACTTCTCAGGGAGAGGCTCCTGATGGAAGGAGCTATCAGTACGATGGAGTCCATCGCTGAAACCGCTACGAAAATGCACACTGGAGGACTTTCACATGGTGATTTCACTGCAGGCAATATAATAATGAAGAGCGATTCCAGCCCTTACATTCTTGATGCAAGCCTTGGAAAAACTGACGCCAGACCCGAAGACATGGCTGTTGATCTTTACCTGTTCATGGAATCACTGAGAACACATGTCCCGGATTCTGATGCATATTTCAAACGGTTCATTGATAGATACCGGGATGGCATGGATATCTTCCCGGAAATAATGGAAAGCTTCCGTGACCTTGAGAAAAGGAGGAGATATGTTTGA
- a CDS encoding TIM barrel protein → MIRFGIAGIPLTSKGRTFIESVEDAHNLGLNALEVQMLRVNVEERPALDYAGMHPRDIDSSIIVDVLRQDEEGNYVGVGIETEIEEDDIVQELFWNMARNFDDLTDGGNLARELDVRLSMHAPYYMDLLNPEEMGERSYNHLKWTLMIGRAMKAGRVITHTGFYHGNKKESLKKAVEVYEEISTKYSHDAGYPYIGVESSGKTEIFGTVPDLMSLSKKVKNIEPILNFPHVHSITGGSLIEIKDFDAVISEFKKYSKTDIYTEFAGVEYEGNNETKLTAIKHGDLKFETLAETMIDLDSDMTVISCSPLLEHDAQYMQLIYLRALSKKFQKKTPMKRATA, encoded by the coding sequence ATGATCAGGTTTGGAATAGCTGGGATTCCTCTAACCAGCAAAGGGAGAACTTTTATAGAATCAGTTGAGGACGCACATAACCTTGGGCTGAATGCTCTCGAGGTTCAGATGCTTCGTGTAAATGTCGAGGAAAGGCCTGCCCTGGATTATGCAGGCATGCATCCAAGAGACATAGATTCTTCCATCATTGTTGACGTGCTGAGGCAGGATGAGGAGGGCAATTATGTGGGAGTCGGAATTGAGACAGAAATTGAAGAAGACGACATCGTTCAGGAGCTTTTCTGGAACATGGCAAGAAATTTCGACGATCTCACTGACGGAGGCAATCTTGCACGTGAACTTGATGTCAGGCTCTCAATGCATGCGCCATACTACATGGACCTTTTAAATCCGGAGGAAATGGGCGAGAGATCCTACAACCACCTGAAGTGGACCCTAATGATAGGGAGGGCAATGAAGGCAGGCAGAGTTATAACACATACCGGATTTTACCACGGGAACAAGAAAGAAAGCCTGAAGAAAGCAGTAGAGGTTTATGAAGAGATAAGCACAAAGTATTCTCATGACGCCGGTTATCCGTATATCGGAGTTGAATCATCTGGTAAAACAGAGATTTTTGGAACTGTACCGGACCTTATGTCTCTCTCCAAGAAGGTGAAGAATATTGAGCCCATACTCAACTTCCCCCACGTACACTCCATCACCGGAGGTTCTCTAATAGAGATAAAGGATTTCGATGCAGTTATCAGCGAATTCAAAAAATACAGCAAGACTGACATTTACACGGAATTTGCGGGGGTGGAGTACGAAGGGAACAATGAGACAAAGCTCACTGCAATCAAGCACGGGGACCTCAAGTTTGAGACACTTGCCGAGACCATGATCGATCTTGACAGCGATATGACAGTTATTTCATGCTCGCCCCTGCTGGAGCATGATGCACAGTACATGCAGCTCATATATCTTAGGGCGCTTTCCAAGAAGTTCCAGAAGAAGACCCCAATGAAGAGGGCTACTGCGTAG
- the dnaG gene encoding DNA primase DnaG: protein MNVDPNLTKYLIKAKIFTDGVVEKPDVVGAIFGQTEGLLGEELDLRDLQKSGKIGRIEVEIDSKKGRTEGFALIPSGLDQVESSILAASLETIDRIGPCKAKVEIESIEDVRIQKRQKIVERAEALYKKMSESGKSVSESIVASVREEVEKGEILTYGDEHLPAGPAIKDSDSIIVVEGRSDVLNLLRYGIKNTIAVQGTNIPKTVQKLSRERTVTVFLDGDRGGDLILKEMLQVAEIDFVARAPPGTEVEELTYKQIVKALRYKTPIEQYLSMRGMAEELKELTEKNSTENHTKSQQKRGYEEAKSLTEIKNARVVIEEVKEERPQKERRQPRQVVEEPQPQAVESEAPPEPKSEPEPEKEEEFSLSNPRSVEKHGNELTRDKLTEIYDAEGKIIASYPVSEAVDRMEELDSGDTIITGGVISQRLIDVAFKKGVKNIYGAKLGHITKKPMEVKVVSWERHI, encoded by the coding sequence ATGAATGTAGATCCAAATTTAACAAAATATCTGATCAAAGCCAAGATTTTTACGGATGGGGTGGTTGAGAAACCCGACGTAGTCGGGGCCATATTCGGCCAGACCGAAGGACTTCTTGGCGAGGAACTAGATTTAAGAGACTTGCAGAAAAGTGGAAAAATAGGAAGAATCGAAGTAGAGATAGATAGCAAGAAAGGCCGGACAGAGGGTTTTGCACTCATACCCTCAGGACTCGACCAGGTCGAAAGCTCCATATTAGCAGCGTCCCTGGAGACAATAGACCGCATAGGCCCATGCAAGGCCAAGGTTGAGATTGAGAGTATAGAGGATGTAAGGATCCAGAAGAGGCAGAAGATCGTTGAACGTGCCGAAGCCCTTTATAAGAAAATGAGTGAAAGCGGCAAAAGTGTCAGCGAAAGCATCGTTGCCTCGGTGCGAGAAGAAGTCGAGAAAGGCGAAATACTCACATATGGCGATGAACACCTTCCAGCCGGGCCAGCCATCAAGGATTCCGATTCAATAATCGTAGTTGAGGGAAGAAGCGATGTTCTGAACCTGCTCAGGTACGGCATCAAGAACACAATCGCCGTCCAGGGGACGAACATTCCTAAAACCGTACAGAAACTCTCCAGAGAGAGGACGGTTACCGTATTCCTCGATGGAGACAGGGGTGGAGATCTGATCCTGAAGGAGATGCTTCAGGTGGCTGAAATTGATTTTGTGGCCAGAGCACCCCCTGGAACAGAAGTTGAAGAGCTGACATACAAGCAAATAGTCAAGGCACTCAGGTACAAGACTCCCATTGAACAGTACCTGTCCATGAGGGGAATGGCCGAGGAGCTGAAGGAACTCACTGAGAAGAATTCCACGGAGAACCATACGAAATCTCAGCAGAAACGCGGATACGAGGAGGCAAAATCACTGACTGAGATAAAGAACGCCAGGGTTGTCATAGAGGAAGTTAAAGAAGAGCGCCCCCAGAAAGAGAGAAGGCAACCGAGACAGGTTGTGGAGGAACCTCAGCCACAGGCTGTGGAAAGTGAAGCACCGCCGGAACCGAAATCAGAACCAGAACCTGAAAAGGAGGAAGAGTTCAGCCTGAGCAATCCCAGATCTGTCGAGAAGCACGGAAACGAACTTACCAGGGACAAGCTCACAGAGATATATGACGCCGAGGGCAAGATCATTGCTTCCTATCCGGTTTCTGAAGCTGTTGACAGGATGGAGGAGCTTGATTCGGGTGATACAATAATCACGGGCGGAGTTATATCCCAGAGGCTTATCGACGTGGCTTTCAAGAAAGGCGTGAAGAACATATATGGCGCCAAGTTGGGCCACATCACGAAGAAGCCCATGGAGGTAAAGGTAGTTTCATGGGAACGTCATATTTGA
- the speE gene encoding polyamine aminopropyltransferase, giving the protein MKLIENWFSERYSDNLQLSFRVQDQLLSVKTDYQRIDVFETYDFGKLLTIDGTVQLTERDEFVYHEMITMVPYYLASRKPQKALIIGGGDGGTAGQLLKLGFHSVVNVEIDTQVVEVSKKYFPDLYRPLTDKKVELIIDDGVKYIRKTDRKFDLVIVDSTDPVGPAEGLFMKDFYASIKNILTDSGIVVTQSGSPFYQPKALQMAHSGMSEVFGYVRTYTAFIPTYPSGFWSFTMASDYDCKGRLENINPGKYFNSDVLMGAFSLPEFVKELIK; this is encoded by the coding sequence GTGAAACTGATAGAAAACTGGTTCTCGGAAAGGTATTCAGACAATCTGCAACTATCCTTCAGGGTTCAGGATCAGCTGCTCTCTGTAAAGACAGATTATCAGAGGATCGATGTTTTTGAAACCTATGACTTCGGGAAACTGCTTACAATTGATGGAACGGTGCAACTGACAGAAAGGGATGAATTTGTCTACCACGAGATGATAACCATGGTGCCCTACTATCTGGCATCCCGAAAGCCCCAGAAGGCATTGATCATAGGTGGGGGAGATGGCGGTACTGCCGGGCAACTCCTTAAACTGGGATTCCATAGCGTTGTCAATGTGGAGATAGACACACAGGTGGTGGAGGTGTCAAAGAAATATTTCCCTGACCTCTACAGGCCGCTGACCGACAAAAAAGTTGAGCTTATCATTGACGACGGCGTGAAGTACATAAGGAAGACAGACCGGAAATTTGACCTGGTCATAGTGGATTCCACAGATCCGGTTGGCCCAGCCGAAGGCCTGTTCATGAAGGACTTCTACGCTTCAATAAAGAACATTCTGACTGACAGCGGGATAGTGGTGACCCAGTCAGGCTCTCCTTTCTACCAGCCAAAGGCACTTCAGATGGCACATTCTGGCATGAGTGAGGTTTTTGGATATGTCAGAACGTATACTGCATTTATTCCTACCTACCCGAGCGGATTCTGGTCATTTACCATGGCTTCAGATTATGATTGCAAAGGACGCCTTGAGAACATAAATCCCGGGAAATACTTCAATTCTGATGTCCTCATGGGGGCGTTTTCATTGCCCGAGTTTGTAAAGGAACTTATTAAGTAG
- a CDS encoding DUF5611 family protein — MGRNYPVKKGIKLSTEYILEKATETAQNVKVSGDHVMCAIPGIKSIDMWIEGKELMVETVNDEKPQDPLETVRIYNRLIENITGLSSKERKKKMSKI, encoded by the coding sequence ATGGGAAGGAATTATCCGGTCAAGAAGGGAATAAAACTCTCAACTGAATATATACTGGAAAAAGCAACAGAAACAGCCCAGAATGTGAAAGTTTCTGGAGACCATGTTATGTGCGCTATTCCAGGCATAAAATCCATAGACATGTGGATCGAAGGCAAGGAGCTTATGGTGGAAACCGTCAACGATGAAAAGCCTCAGGACCCCCTGGAAACAGTACGAATATATAACAGGCTCATAGAGAATATAACTGGACTATCGTCAAAAGAAAGAAAAAAGAAAATGTCTAAAATTTAG
- a CDS encoding DUF3198 domain-containing protein, producing the protein MQDTWKNYQFYLYVVLFAIGAVFLLITVNDLVTRNDAIIKSGLSLLSTGNWEYWIFAVSLVVAFTFFYLSLKIATQTKRFEDLISSDSKYTFVKNIKELQKLARDLGPRYGQQLNQAMEKWKIR; encoded by the coding sequence ATGCAAGATACTTGGAAAAATTACCAGTTTTACCTTTACGTTGTCCTGTTCGCCATCGGCGCTGTATTCCTTCTTATCACCGTGAATGACCTTGTGACCAGGAATGATGCCATCATAAAGTCAGGACTATCACTGCTTTCCACCGGCAACTGGGAATACTGGATCTTTGCCGTGAGCCTTGTTGTTGCCTTCACTTTCTTTTACCTGTCTCTGAAGATTGCAACGCAGACAAAGCGTTTCGAGGACCTTATCTCCAGCGACAGCAAATACACCTTTGTCAAGAATATTAAAGAACTCCAGAAGCTTGCTCGCGATCTTGGACCAAGGTACGGCCAGCAGCTCAACCAGGCAATGGAGAAATGGAAGATCAGGTAA
- a CDS encoding XTP/dITP diphosphatase yields MIFVTSNQHKYDEISSIMEKGGFKVQWRKMKYQEIQADTTEEVSLDSAKKLAPLLGEEFFLEDTGLYIAALNGFPGPYSSYVQDTIGNPGILRLIDGLNRKAFFLTVITFYDGTGFHQFSGRLDGSLAREIAGKGGFGYDPIFIPEGESLTLGQLPVSTKNSISHRRRAVTAFMEFLSESGRIDSADD; encoded by the coding sequence TTGATTTTTGTCACAAGCAACCAGCACAAGTATGATGAGATAAGCAGCATAATGGAGAAAGGCGGATTCAAAGTTCAGTGGAGGAAGATGAAGTACCAGGAGATACAGGCTGATACCACAGAGGAGGTATCTCTTGACAGCGCAAAGAAGCTGGCGCCGCTTCTTGGAGAGGAATTTTTCCTTGAGGATACCGGCCTCTATATTGCTGCCCTGAACGGTTTCCCCGGGCCCTATTCCTCATATGTGCAGGATACCATAGGCAATCCGGGGATTCTGCGGCTTATTGACGGCCTGAACCGGAAGGCTTTCTTCCTCACGGTGATAACATTTTACGACGGCACAGGCTTCCACCAGTTTTCCGGCCGCCTTGACGGTTCATTAGCTCGGGAAATTGCAGGAAAAGGTGGTTTCGGGTACGATCCCATTTTCATTCCCGAAGGTGAATCCCTGACTCTCGGCCAGCTTCCGGTATCCACAAAGAATTCAATATCACACAGACGGAGAGCTGTAACCGCCTTCATGGAATTCCTGTCGGAATCCGGACGCATTGATTCCGCAGATGATTGA
- a CDS encoding HU family DNA-binding protein — protein MVGISELSKTVAKKTNTTQKVARNVIKTFLDTVVSEADRSNTKINLAGFGIFERKTQQARKARNPQTRKIIEVPSKKKFVFRASSKIKYK, from the coding sequence ATGGTAGGAATAAGTGAGCTCTCTAAGACAGTTGCTAAGAAGACCAACACGACACAGAAGGTTGCGAGAAATGTGATCAAGACCTTCCTGGACACCGTTGTCTCTGAGGCCGACAGGTCAAACACCAAGATCAACCTGGCAGGCTTTGGCATCTTCGAGAGGAAAACCCAGCAGGCTAGAAAGGCAAGGAACCCCCAGACCAGAAAGATAATAGAGGTTCCATCCAAGAAGAAATTTGTCTTCAGAGCCTCAAGCAAAATAAAATACAAGTAA
- a CDS encoding NADH-ubiquinone oxidoreductase-F iron-sulfur binding region domain-containing protein, whose translation MMHLQTRSSEEIRSFYTLNDGLPQKAECSGTACFVASKSMGIPLPHKGSGHERIYCLGKCFSAPASTEDSGAPRIANFSRKSVLVEPLMKHPYESLDQYTSESGMSGLKVALSMDQDSVISEVEKSGLRGRGGAGFPTGIKWRSVAKEKAGKKYVVMNGDEGDPGSYIDRFLMEYNPYALIESMIICGYAVGASVGYAYIRAEYPEAIRKFVSAAREMASAGFLGRDVMGSGFQFDLEVVQGKGSYICGEETALMRSIEGLRPEVSVRPPYPTEKGLFGNPTVIDNVETLANIPWIIRNGHQAYSELGYGKSRGTKLLSLNSLFVNPGIYEVEFGTPLETIFYEIGGGMKHGSIKGVMVGGPLSGIMVPDEFKTRLDYEEIRKAGASLGHGGIIAFDEATGIGDLLEHVATFAADESCGKCTPCRLGTAELSRMFRKDSGSSLDYARFERDVESLATGSLCGLGTGMAEFARSAKIKFSYEVKSCFM comes from the coding sequence ATGATGCACCTGCAAACCAGATCCAGTGAGGAGATAAGATCGTTTTATACGCTGAATGATGGTCTTCCTCAGAAAGCAGAATGTTCCGGTACTGCATGCTTTGTGGCCAGCAAATCCATGGGTATCCCGCTTCCCCATAAGGGCAGCGGGCATGAAAGAATTTACTGCCTGGGAAAGTGCTTCAGTGCCCCAGCTTCAACAGAGGATTCCGGTGCTCCCAGAATTGCAAATTTCTCAAGGAAATCGGTCCTGGTGGAACCACTCATGAAACATCCTTACGAATCCCTGGATCAATACACCAGTGAAAGTGGGATGTCCGGCCTGAAAGTGGCCTTATCAATGGATCAGGATTCAGTGATCAGCGAGGTTGAGAAATCAGGACTGCGTGGCAGAGGCGGCGCCGGTTTTCCTACAGGGATAAAATGGAGATCAGTGGCAAAGGAGAAGGCCGGAAAAAAGTATGTGGTGATGAACGGGGACGAAGGAGATCCGGGATCCTATATCGACAGGTTCCTGATGGAGTATAACCCATATGCGCTGATTGAATCAATGATAATCTGCGGCTATGCAGTTGGTGCTTCAGTGGGGTACGCATACATCAGGGCTGAGTACCCTGAAGCCATAAGAAAATTTGTCAGTGCTGCAAGGGAAATGGCCTCTGCAGGATTTCTGGGCAGAGATGTGATGGGTTCCGGTTTCCAATTTGATCTCGAAGTTGTGCAGGGAAAAGGCAGCTACATATGTGGAGAGGAAACCGCCCTTATGAGATCCATAGAGGGCCTGAGGCCGGAAGTTTCCGTAAGGCCTCCGTATCCCACTGAGAAAGGACTGTTTGGAAACCCTACAGTCATAGATAACGTTGAAACACTGGCAAATATTCCATGGATAATCCGGAATGGCCACCAGGCATACAGCGAACTGGGATACGGAAAGAGCAGGGGGACGAAGCTTCTTTCCCTCAACTCACTATTTGTTAATCCGGGAATTTACGAGGTGGAGTTTGGCACTCCACTGGAGACAATATTCTATGAGATCGGCGGAGGAATGAAGCACGGCTCCATCAAGGGAGTAATGGTTGGCGGTCCTCTGTCCGGAATAATGGTTCCGGATGAGTTCAAGACAAGACTTGACTATGAGGAGATAAGGAAGGCTGGGGCTTCCCTGGGACATGGCGGAATAATCGCTTTCGATGAAGCCACAGGAATAGGCGATCTCCTTGAACATGTGGCCACATTTGCCGCAGATGAATCATGCGGAAAATGCACGCCCTGCCGTCTTGGGACTGCTGAATTGAGCCGGATGTTCCGAAAAGATTCCGGCAGCAGTCTTGATTACGCAAGGTTCGAGAGAGATGTGGAATCACTTGCGACCGGAAGCCTGTGTGGCCTTGGGACCGGAATGGCAGAATTTGCAAGAAGTGCCAAGATAAAGTTCAGTTATGAGGTGAAATCATGTTTCATGTAA
- a CDS encoding ATP-binding protein, producing the protein MGTSYLNSDMGEYSDTSQIPIPSNPLDRVIGQDEAVKMAQIAAKQRRHLLLVGPPGVGKSMIAQAISFYLPRPKEEIRVVHNPQYPERPFVEVKTGIQIKQEKDEMNMVEGEVIDPRDAPASVAERLGYRCPRCGFFSLPTDAVCPNCNNPKVQAQTQGPFGDVFNVIGAAFGVQNNTEKVTSTRRVGEREEVIVYERFGDRIRILDEKTLERRRKMEKKSPSKIIVPIDRNPFVLATGASETELLGDVRHDPYGGHPQLGTLPYERVIPGSVHESHEGVLFIDEITHLGNLQRFILTAMQEKSFPITGRNPQSAGASVRVDHVPADFILVAACNIQDLQYILSPLRSRIVGNGYEILMEIAMPDTPVNRMKYLQFIAQEIIMDGKIPHMTLEAASVIVEEGARRAKQVDGKDHSLTLRLRELGGLIRAAGDIAVSKEQPLVEKRDVLEALKLYLPVEEKIKKYYGTMGSAVSSESTIAQRGEEYLMNFHNYREDRSYD; encoded by the coding sequence ATGGGAACGTCATATTTGAATTCAGATATGGGAGAGTATTCAGATACCTCCCAGATACCTATCCCGTCGAATCCTCTCGACAGGGTGATAGGACAGGATGAGGCCGTCAAGATGGCCCAGATAGCTGCAAAGCAGAGGAGACACCTTCTTCTGGTTGGTCCTCCAGGTGTGGGAAAATCAATGATTGCCCAGGCAATCTCATTCTATCTCCCAAGGCCGAAAGAAGAAATCAGGGTGGTGCACAATCCGCAGTATCCAGAAAGACCATTTGTTGAGGTCAAGACCGGAATCCAGATCAAGCAGGAAAAGGATGAGATGAACATGGTTGAGGGTGAGGTTATAGATCCACGGGATGCACCAGCATCCGTAGCCGAAAGGCTTGGATACAGGTGCCCAAGGTGCGGGTTCTTCTCCCTTCCAACTGATGCGGTCTGTCCTAACTGCAATAATCCCAAGGTACAGGCGCAAACCCAGGGGCCATTTGGAGACGTATTCAACGTGATAGGCGCCGCATTTGGCGTCCAGAACAACACAGAAAAAGTCACTTCCACCAGGAGAGTTGGTGAACGCGAGGAAGTCATTGTCTACGAGAGATTTGGAGATCGTATACGGATACTTGATGAGAAGACCCTTGAACGCAGAAGGAAAATGGAGAAGAAGAGCCCCAGCAAGATCATAGTTCCCATAGATCGCAATCCATTTGTGCTGGCAACTGGAGCCAGTGAGACTGAACTACTGGGTGACGTCAGGCACGATCCTTACGGTGGCCATCCACAGCTGGGCACACTTCCATATGAAAGAGTAATTCCAGGATCTGTGCATGAATCCCATGAAGGCGTACTGTTCATAGATGAGATTACACATCTAGGAAACCTCCAGAGGTTCATTCTGACAGCAATGCAGGAAAAAAGTTTTCCAATAACAGGGCGCAATCCACAGAGTGCAGGAGCAAGTGTCAGGGTGGATCACGTGCCTGCTGACTTTATTCTGGTAGCGGCGTGCAACATACAGGATCTCCAGTACATACTGAGCCCCCTGAGGTCCAGGATAGTCGGAAATGGCTATGAGATATTGATGGAAATAGCAATGCCGGATACTCCTGTCAATCGCATGAAATACCTTCAGTTCATAGCTCAGGAGATAATAATGGACGGGAAAATACCGCACATGACGCTTGAAGCCGCCAGCGTAATTGTGGAAGAAGGCGCTAGGAGGGCAAAACAGGTTGATGGTAAGGATCATTCTCTGACACTCAGATTGAGGGAACTTGGTGGTCTTATCAGGGCAGCTGGAGACATAGCTGTGTCCAAGGAACAGCCACTGGTGGAGAAAAGAGATGTTCTTGAGGCGCTCAAGCTTTATCTTCCTGTTGAAGAGAAGATCAAGAAATATTATGGGACAATGGGCTCTGCAGTTTCCTCTGAGTCAACCATTGCACAGAGAGGGGAAGAGTACCTGATGAATTTCCATAATTACAGGGAAGACCGATCCTACGACTAA
- a CDS encoding MFS transporter has product MPRSLLAISFADLIRGFTRYPLWILLSIYLLQSRRLSYIDIGIFFLLQSIITVPFSLVFGKHMDLHGRRRLAILLPAILSLAFVGLYLCVSMNLPVFMLFAAMVSTTILSQIQYNLYNAILTDLSTESARVGFFSTVRVFSNAGIGIGLIFSGLTSLVNPSLYFIAPIIGSLAEVFIVFKYIPETFHSDHGKAAVHERQTGISNVRILFVVSMVLALSALVSNIYESPMLPLYLASRYHYSTFLITGLYAVNTVIVILFQFRINALGKRFGEVTAYSIGLLLYALSDIVFGLTGAFALLVLNVVLLTIGENMTAQFSQVFISRLAPEEMRGRYFGFSSAVFSFIFPLSPFLGTGLLELFHGTPLLLWGIIAGMCFLMAIISRFLGKLIPAPGVSTDGNNS; this is encoded by the coding sequence ATGCCCCGGTCTCTCCTTGCCATATCTTTTGCCGATCTGATCCGGGGTTTCACCAGATACCCTCTGTGGATACTTCTTTCAATATACCTTCTACAGTCCAGAAGACTCAGCTATATAGATATCGGGATTTTTTTCCTTCTCCAGTCAATCATAACTGTCCCATTTTCCCTCGTGTTTGGAAAGCACATGGATTTGCACGGCAGACGAAGACTTGCAATATTGCTGCCCGCAATTCTTTCCCTTGCCTTTGTGGGACTCTATTTGTGTGTAAGCATGAATCTACCCGTATTCATGCTGTTTGCTGCCATGGTGTCAACAACAATCCTCAGCCAGATACAGTATAATCTCTACAACGCAATACTCACAGATCTCTCCACTGAATCCGCGAGAGTTGGATTTTTCAGCACAGTACGGGTATTCTCCAATGCCGGAATTGGAATTGGGCTGATATTCTCTGGCCTTACGTCACTGGTGAACCCTTCTCTTTATTTTATTGCACCAATCATAGGATCACTTGCCGAAGTCTTCATAGTTTTCAAGTACATACCGGAAACTTTTCACAGTGATCACGGAAAGGCGGCAGTGCATGAGCGTCAGACTGGGATCAGCAATGTCAGGATTCTTTTTGTGGTTTCAATGGTTCTGGCTCTTTCAGCACTGGTATCAAACATTTATGAGAGCCCAATGCTTCCACTTTACCTGGCCTCTCGCTACCATTACAGCACTTTCCTCATAACGGGCCTTTATGCTGTTAATACCGTCATTGTAATACTTTTCCAGTTCAGGATAAACGCACTTGGCAAAAGATTTGGGGAGGTGACTGCCTATTCCATAGGACTTCTCCTCTATGCCCTCTCTGATATAGTCTTTGGCCTGACAGGAGCCTTTGCGCTCCTTGTTCTCAATGTGGTACTTCTCACAATTGGCGAGAACATGACCGCACAGTTTTCCCAGGTATTCATTTCACGATTGGCTCCTGAGGAAATGAGGGGAAGATATTTTGGATTCAGTTCTGCGGTGTTCAGCTTTATATTCCCACTGTCACCATTCCTTGGAACAGGCCTTCTTGAATTGTTTCACGGCACGCCCCTTCTCCTGTGGGGAATTATTGCCGGAATGTGTTTCCTGATGGCAATCATTTCAAGATTTCTTGGAAAGCTCATCCCTGCACCGGGAGTATCAACAGATGGGAACAATTCATAA